In the genome of Deinococcota bacterium, the window CGAAGACAAAGGCCGCGGCGCTCGCCAGGCCCAGCACCAGCACCGTCTGGCCACCCGCGATGACGAGAGCGTTGCCGTACTGCCGGTAGTAGGGAATCCACTCGCCCCCCAGGAGCTGCCGGTAGTAAGAGAGGTCGAAGCTTGTCGGCAGGAGGCGGAGGGGCTGGTAGATTTCCGGGTTCGTCTTGAAGCCGGCCAGCGCCATCCACACCACCGGAAAGGCCAGAAAGCCGCTCGCCACGAGCAGGGCCAGCGTGGCGGCAATCTCGCGCCCGTGACGCCGCCGGAAGCGGGGGTAGTGCAGCCTTGCCACGCTAGGAACCACGCATCAGCGGGCTGCTCTTATAGCGCATGAAGAGAAAGACGAAGAGGGCCAGGAGGGGGATGAGCGCGTAGCTCATGGCGGCGGCGTAGGAGAAGTCACCGAACGAGAAGGCGGTCAGGTAGATGTAGGTGACCAGGAGCAGGCCCGCGTCCTGCGGCCCGCCGGAGCCGCCCAGCAGGACATAGGCGCCGCTGAAGAGCACAAAGGCGTCGAAGACGAGCACCAGCCCCACGAAGGCGAGGATGGGGCGGAGGAGCGGCAGGGTGACGTAGCGCAGCGTCTGGAGGCCGCTCGAGCCCTCCAACTCGGCTACGTCGTAGTAGCGCCTGGGCAGGCTGCCGAGCCCGGCCGCCAGAAAGAAGGCGATGAGCCCGGTCCAGCGCCACAGCGCCTGAATGACGAGCCCCACCCTGATCAGCAGCGGGTCCCGGAGCCAGTCCAGGTCGGGCGAGCCGAAGGGCGCCAGCAGCACGGTGTTGAGAAGCCCGTAG includes:
- a CDS encoding sugar ABC transporter permease, which produces MPKAIRAGARRRPPYLLLAPFFLLYLVFWLVPLGYGALLSLYGDAISGRGDYLGLAHYLSLLGDGRFHRALLNTGLYAGGVLVTVVPLALALALALAAVPYRLREVFQFMLLLPGLVAPAVLAILFLLVFSGPYGLLNTVLLAPFGSPDLDWLRDPLLIRVGLVIQALWRWTGLIAFFLAAGLGSLPRRYYDVAELEGSSGLQTLRYVTLPLLRPILAFVGLVLVFDAFVLFSGAYVLLGGSGGPQDAGLLLVTYIYLTAFSFGDFSYAAAMSYALIPLLALFVFLFMRYKSSPLMRGS